The proteins below come from a single Gordonia pseudamarae genomic window:
- a CDS encoding YceI family protein: MTVTAPIPAGTWTIDPAHSTVGFSVKHLMVSKVRGTFDTFTGAITVAEDGTPSVRAEVDVTSINTRNEQRDGHVKSADFFDAEQFPTAAFVSTGVEADGDDYVLTGDFTLKGVTRPVALELEFNGVNPGMGNGPVAGFEAKTVLSRKEFGIDIEMPLEGGGVVVGDKITIVLEIEAGLAA, translated from the coding sequence ATGACCGTCACCGCCCCCATCCCCGCCGGAACCTGGACCATCGACCCCGCCCACTCCACCGTCGGCTTCTCCGTCAAACACCTGATGGTCAGCAAGGTCCGCGGAACCTTCGACACCTTCACCGGTGCCATCACCGTCGCCGAGGACGGTACCCCGTCGGTACGGGCCGAGGTCGACGTCACCTCCATCAACACCCGTAACGAGCAGCGCGACGGTCACGTCAAGTCGGCGGACTTCTTTGACGCCGAGCAGTTCCCCACGGCCGCCTTCGTGTCCACCGGCGTCGAGGCCGACGGCGACGACTACGTCCTCACCGGCGATTTCACCCTCAAGGGCGTCACCAGGCCGGTCGCGCTGGAACTGGAGTTCAACGGCGTCAACCCCGGCATGGGTAACGGCCCGGTCGCCGGATTCGAGGCCAAGACCGTGCTGAGCCGCAAGGAGTTCGGCATCGACATCGAGATGCCGCTCGAAGGCGGCGGCGTGGTCGTCGGCGACAAGATCACAATCGTTCTGGAGATCGAGGCGGGCCTGGCCGCCTGA
- a CDS encoding adenylate/guanylate cyclase domain-containing protein produces MVAPRWAAARRPMQRLVLGREIAVLLWGTSEPVVDWGRLDIATRNRLAKRATVISILVIVLSNAAISVETYLLVQLAFNGGVLSYDSTIGAPNFSATVAAVAVGLVLNVLFGIGMLHPQMRWFRTGSLADHDRRKAVQYVPYRQVAATVMAWFCAVGAYIAVADRVTADRIIGVAVAFTLAAASSGALTFLFAERALRPLAVVALHDYPATHAMYGVRSRMLAAWAVSSSVPLIGLVILNVGRGLDILPRPQGRTDWATVILAIVAVTAGSRVVSLVARSISDPLLELRQALFKVDKGQLDTRVAVYDSSEIGVLQHGFNDLVKGLQERERVRDLFARHVGDTVAERAMTSELGRSGTKADVGVLFVDILGSTTMAEHQDPGETAELLNAFFTIVDEVVTRHNGLINKFEGDAALAVFGAPVDHPNPAAAALAAAREMARQLRGELPIQWGIGVCFGTTFAGNIGSERRYEYTVIGDPVNECARLSDLAKTVNGSVLANAPAVHAAEGEARHWRSVGSRVVRGREEATELFMPVEFLPHDPPSFSDVLSSILRPARRTLRL; encoded by the coding sequence ATGGTGGCGCCGCGCTGGGCCGCCGCCAGGCGCCCGATGCAACGGCTCGTGCTCGGCCGCGAGATCGCGGTCCTGCTCTGGGGTACCTCCGAACCGGTCGTCGACTGGGGACGGCTCGACATCGCCACCCGCAACCGTCTGGCGAAACGGGCGACGGTCATCTCAATCCTGGTGATCGTTCTGAGCAACGCGGCCATCAGCGTCGAGACCTACCTGCTGGTCCAGCTGGCCTTCAACGGTGGAGTGCTGTCCTACGACTCGACCATCGGTGCCCCCAACTTCTCGGCCACCGTCGCCGCGGTGGCCGTCGGCCTGGTGCTCAACGTGCTGTTCGGGATCGGCATGTTGCATCCGCAGATGCGCTGGTTCCGCACCGGCTCGCTCGCCGATCACGATCGGCGCAAGGCCGTGCAATACGTCCCGTACCGCCAGGTGGCGGCCACCGTCATGGCGTGGTTCTGCGCGGTCGGGGCGTACATCGCGGTGGCCGACCGGGTGACCGCGGACCGCATCATCGGGGTGGCCGTCGCGTTCACGCTCGCGGCGGCCTCGAGCGGGGCGCTGACCTTTCTGTTCGCCGAGCGCGCGCTGCGGCCGCTGGCGGTGGTCGCACTGCACGACTACCCGGCCACCCACGCGATGTACGGCGTGCGGTCCCGGATGCTGGCCGCATGGGCGGTCAGCTCCTCGGTCCCGCTGATCGGCCTGGTCATCCTCAACGTCGGCCGGGGCCTGGACATCCTGCCCCGCCCGCAGGGCCGCACCGACTGGGCCACCGTGATCCTCGCGATCGTCGCGGTCACCGCGGGCAGCCGGGTGGTCTCGCTGGTCGCGCGGTCGATCTCCGATCCACTCCTGGAACTGCGCCAAGCACTGTTCAAAGTGGACAAGGGCCAACTCGACACCCGCGTGGCCGTGTACGACTCGTCGGAGATCGGTGTGCTCCAGCACGGTTTCAACGACCTGGTCAAGGGGCTTCAGGAGCGCGAACGGGTGCGCGACCTGTTCGCCCGGCACGTCGGCGACACCGTCGCCGAACGCGCCATGACCTCGGAACTGGGACGCTCGGGCACCAAGGCCGACGTCGGCGTGCTGTTCGTCGACATCCTCGGCTCCACGACGATGGCCGAACACCAGGATCCGGGGGAGACCGCCGAACTGCTCAACGCGTTCTTCACCATCGTCGACGAGGTGGTCACCCGACATAACGGACTGATCAACAAGTTCGAGGGGGACGCCGCGCTGGCGGTGTTCGGTGCGCCCGTCGACCACCCCAACCCGGCGGCGGCCGCCCTGGCCGCGGCGCGCGAGATGGCCCGCCAGCTGCGCGGCGAACTGCCGATCCAGTGGGGGATCGGCGTGTGTTTCGGCACCACGTTCGCCGGCAACATCGGCTCGGAACGGCGCTACGAATACACGGTGATCGGCGACCCGGTCAACGAGTGTGCCCGGCTCTCGGACCTGGCCAAGACCGTGAACGGTTCGGTACTGGCCAACGCGCCCGCGGTGCACGCGGCCGAGGGCGAGGCCCGGCATTGGCGCTCGGTGGGGTCGCGGGTGGTGCGCGGACGCGAGGAGGCCACTGAACTGTTCATGCCGGTCGAGTTCCTGCCGCACGATCCGCCGTCGTTCTCCGATGTCCTCTCGTCGATCCTGCGACCGGCGCGACGTACCCTACGGCTATGA
- a CDS encoding oxidoreductase, whose protein sequence is MTHTSSTPWSVADIPDQTGRTVIITGANSGLGAETATALAARGAHVVLACRNTAKAGEVAARIGDKATVRALDLADLDSVRAFAGTVGGADVLINNAGIMAVPLRRTAQGFESQIGTNHLGHFALTALLLPTITDRVVTLSSGLHQLGRIDLGDLNWERRRYRRWQAYGDSKMANLMFGLELAERLRAAGSAIRSQIAHPGYASTGLVGHTETLLDPIAKLGARLPIAQSAADGALPTLLAATAPDAESGRFYGPTQLFGLRGAPGRSGYNARARDRAIREGLWRESERLTGIDFDVMGTLA, encoded by the coding sequence ATGACTCACACCTCGAGCACGCCGTGGTCCGTCGCCGACATCCCTGATCAGACGGGCCGCACGGTGATCATCACCGGTGCCAACAGCGGACTCGGTGCCGAGACCGCCACCGCGCTGGCCGCCCGTGGAGCGCACGTCGTACTCGCCTGCCGCAACACCGCCAAGGCCGGAGAGGTTGCCGCGCGGATCGGTGACAAGGCGACGGTGCGCGCACTCGACCTGGCCGATCTCGACTCGGTCCGCGCCTTCGCCGGCACCGTCGGTGGCGCCGATGTCCTGATCAACAACGCCGGCATCATGGCGGTCCCGCTGCGGCGTACCGCGCAGGGCTTCGAATCGCAGATCGGCACCAACCATCTCGGCCACTTCGCGCTCACCGCGCTGCTGCTGCCCACGATCACCGACCGGGTCGTCACCCTGTCGTCGGGTCTGCATCAGCTCGGCCGGATCGACCTGGGCGATCTGAACTGGGAACGACGCCGGTACCGCAGATGGCAGGCCTACGGCGACTCCAAGATGGCCAACCTGATGTTCGGCCTCGAACTCGCCGAGCGGCTGCGCGCGGCCGGGTCGGCCATCCGGTCGCAGATCGCGCATCCCGGCTACGCCTCGACCGGGCTCGTCGGACACACCGAGACCCTGCTCGACCCGATCGCGAAACTCGGCGCTCGTCTTCCCATCGCCCAGTCCGCCGCCGACGGCGCATTGCCGACGCTGCTGGCCGCCACCGCACCCGATGCCGAGTCGGGGAGGTTCTACGGCCCCACACAGCTGTTCGGTCTGCGCGGGGCGCCCGGCCGGTCCGGATACAACGCCCGCGCCCGCGACCGGGCGATCCGCGAGGGGCTGTGGCGCGAGTCCGAACGACTCACGGGCATCGACTTCGATGTCATGGGCACGCTCGCTTGA
- a CDS encoding TetR/AcrR family transcriptional regulator: MSQQTSATGSDRILLAAEECFAQFGITKTTMEDVARAANLSRATVYRRYSDRESLIVACVLRRARLNIGPARSYIANCPTLEQKIVEGMCHNISRGRRDPLVRRLVSPEEMMLSTTLLWRSGAAVEMTYELWAPILTQAQLLGEMRKDVDIRLLCEWIAELELTYIGQDDDSPEAMDRFRRKLRQFLVPSLEPR; encoded by the coding sequence ATGAGTCAACAAACATCGGCAACCGGTTCGGACCGGATTCTGTTGGCGGCGGAGGAATGCTTCGCGCAGTTCGGGATCACCAAGACGACGATGGAGGACGTGGCGCGCGCCGCGAACCTGTCGCGGGCCACGGTGTACCGGCGGTACAGCGACCGGGAGAGCCTCATCGTGGCGTGTGTCCTGCGGCGGGCACGGCTCAACATCGGGCCGGCCCGGTCCTACATCGCCAACTGCCCGACGCTGGAACAGAAGATCGTCGAGGGGATGTGCCACAACATCAGTCGTGGCCGGCGCGACCCGCTGGTCCGGCGGCTCGTGTCGCCGGAGGAGATGATGCTCTCCACGACGCTGCTCTGGCGGTCGGGTGCGGCGGTGGAGATGACCTACGAACTGTGGGCGCCGATCCTGACCCAGGCGCAACTGTTGGGGGAGATGCGCAAGGACGTGGATATCCGGCTCTTGTGCGAGTGGATCGCCGAACTGGAACTCACCTACATCGGGCAGGATGACGACAGCCCCGAGGCGATGGACCGATTCCGGCGCAAGCTGCGGCAGTTCCTCGTGCCGTCGCTGGAGCCGCGCTGA